The genomic stretch ACAGATAAAACAGCTATTGTTTCATCAGCTAACCCTCACGATGCCAGTGGTTATCATTCTAATATGGCTTTTGAGGTGCAGGGAGATATCATTGATGATGTGGTTAAGACAGAAAAAGCCGTCGCCGATTTTTCGAGTAATGTGCAGGTACCGAAGCTCAGCTATGAAAAAGCTCCAAGTGGTGATATCGGTGTGCAGCTATTGACAGAGGGGAAAATATACAAAGAAATCATAAGCACGTTGGATCACGTACAATCAGACGATGAAGTATGGGTGGGGATGTTTTATCTTGCGGATCGCCAAGTTGTCAAAAAGTTAATACAAGCTTCTAATAAAGGTGCTAAAGTTCGGCTTATTCTAGATCCAAACGTCAATGCTTTTGGACAAGAAAAAATTGGTCTGCCTAATCGCCCTGTAGCTGCTGAGTTGTTAGATGATTCAAGCAACAAAATACAAGTAAGATGGTATAACACGGCCAAAGAGCAGTATCATCCCAAAACTCTATTTGTTCGTGGAAAGGGCGAGAGTACAATCATTGGAGGATCAGCCAACTTTACAAAACGTAATTTAGATGACTTGAATTTAGAGACCAATGTTAAAATTACCGCAGATTCTGATGAAGCTATTATGAAAGAAATGACTCAGTATTTTACACGTTTATGGGGAAATGAAGATGCAACTTATACCCTTCCATATGAAAAATACGAAAATAAAATGACCATTTTCCAAACATTACTTTATCGCATTCAAAAGATGCTTAGCTTCACAACGTATTGAATGCTGAGCCGATAAGTAGTGAAACTACACCAATTTGTGGTAATATAATACCGGTATGATTGCAATGTAGGAGGAAATGAAAAGTATGATTTCAATAAAAGAAATTGATGTGCGTTATAGTGAAACCGATCAAATGGGCGTAGTGTATCATGCAAACTATTTAGTATGGATGGAATTAGGGCGTACGCAGTTTATTCGAGATTTAGGCTTTAATTATGCTGAGATGGAGCAAGAGGGTATTTTATCACCAGTCATTGACATTAACGTTTCCTATAAAAAGCCACTTCATTATGGAGAAACAGCTAAAATTCAAACATGGCTTGATTATTATGATGGCTTGCGCGTGGTGTATGGATATGAAATTACAACGCCGGATGGAAGTATTGCTCTAACTGGCACTTCTTCGCATGTTTGTGTAAAAAAAGAAAACTTCAAGCCAATCTCCATTCGAAAGCAGTTGCCTGAATGGCATGCAGCTTACGAAAAAGCTAATAAAGGTAAAGAGTAAAAAAAGCATCGATGTATAGTCGATGCTTTTTTTATCATGCTTCGTAAATAAATTCAGGTTCACTTGCCTCTTCATTAAAAATGACTTTTAAGTCATGACCATCGAAATACCAGAGATCTTCTTCTTCTACAAAGAATGTTAAACCATTAACTTCAGTTTTTACACCGATATTGGACGGTTGGTCTTTATTAATACCAAGCGAAAATCCTTTTTGAACATTACTACAACCACCGTAGCGAACGAAAAAGCGTAAATGTTCATTGCCTTCTAACATCATTTCATCTTTGTACCATTGGGCAGCTTGTTCTGTTACGTTTAATTTCATTATGTGTTGCTCCTTCCATCACTAGGGTTCCTTTCTTATTATAGTAGAAAAAAGCTAAAATTACCATTAATACAATTGGATGAACGTGGAAGCGTAAAAAAGATAGTCAAAGGAGTTATAAAGTAAACACTGTTCTAAATAACCACTTTGACTACCTTCTTCATTTAAATTCATAGGGTTTCTCAATTGTTTCCCAACAATGAATACAGTAACGACTGCTTTGCGTTTGTTTATGAATCTTTTTTTCACGTTTGCACATTGGACAGCGGCTTTGCTTCATCTCAATCACCTCCTACTGTCAGTATAGCTAAAAAAACATAAATGTATTCGCTTACATTATTGAAAAAAAAGAAGTGAAGGCTTTTAACCTTCACTTCTTTTTTGAGAAAAACGTAACTTTTGGTTCTGTTCCTTGACGAATTCGACCAAGGTTCGCGCGATGACGATAGATAACAAAAGAAGCCAAGAATCCAACAATGATGATTAAAATTAGTTCGCCTGTAAATAGTGTATAAATAAATGCGATGATACCTGCAATCATTGAGGATAGCGATACATACTTGGTGATGTATAAGCAAATGAAGAAGCACGCAAGCAATGTTAAAAATAAAAGAGGCTCATAAAATAATAAAACACCAGCGGATGTGGCAACGGCTTTGCCACCTTTAAACTTCGCAAATAGCGGATATGTATGTCCAATAACAGCGAATAAACCGACTAAAAGAGGATGAAGCCCTGAATGAAATAAAACAGCTAATGAAGCAGCAAACGTTCCTTTCAAAATGTCTCCCAACGTTACAAGGATACCAGCTTTTACTCCTAGTGTTCGAAAGGTATTGGTTCCTCCTAGGTTTCCGCTCCCGTGTTCACGTATATCAATGCCGTATCCCCATTTTCCAACAACTAGTCCAAAGGGAATAGAGCCGATGATATAGGCCAGAATAGGTAATAGATAATCCATTTGACAAAAGCTCCTTTATCTATATATCGTATCTATTTTACCATGAGATAGCAAAAACACCATACATAGTTTTTAAGTAGGGTATTTTTTTCTATATGTTTAAAGGAAATGTTTACAAAACACTAAAAAACGGGTAACATATGCAGGAAAAATTATTTTATACATCGAACGTTTAAGCATAAAAGGAGATGAAAAGTGTGACAGTTCAAATTCCACCACGTGAAGAATTAGGAAAGATTCTAAAAAACAGCAAACGAATTGCGGTAGTAGGGTTATCAGATAATCCAGAACGAACGTCTTATATGGTTTCAGAAGCTATGCAAAAAGCTGGATATGAAATTATCCCCGTTAATCCATTAGTCGATGAAGTATTAGGCGTAAAATCGGTAAAATCATTAAAAGACGTTAAAGGACATGTTGATATTGTAAACGTGTTCAGAAGATCTGAGCATTTATTAGATGTCGCAAAAGAGTTCTTAGAAATTGATGCGGATGTTTATTGGGCTCAGCTAGGATTAATAAATGAAGAAGCATACGAGCTTCTAGCAAGTAAAGGCTATACGGTTGTCATGGATCGTTGTATTAAAGTAGAACATGCGCTAACGAAATAAACCCTTGATAGGATATGAAAAACCCATGCATGAATGGAAGCATGGGTTTTTCATATCTTCAATCAAATGACTGTTAGACAACGGTTCCAAGGTCATCTATAATCAAGGGATAAGGACTATATAGCTTTTATAATGCGGAAATATGTGCTAAAATCGTTTAAGTATGCTAAAATAGAAACGTATGTTCTTACTGAGCGGATAAAACACGAACAAGTAAAGATAAACATATAAAAGGCAGCACGCTGCTGCCTTCTACATAATGAGGAAAGTGTGTTTGTATGGAAGGGGTATGTATGAATGGCTCAAAAGCAAAAATTTAATTATAACGAAGACGCGATTCAAGTATTAGAGGGATTAGATGCTGTTCGTAAACGACCAGGAATGTATATAGGTAGCACAGATACAAGAGGGCTTCATCACTTGGTTTATGAAATTGTTGATAACTCCGTTGATGAAGCATTAGCAGGGTATGGTGAAGAAATCATTGTAACCATTCATCAAGATAACTCTATTTCAGTGCAGGACAAAGGGCGCGGAATGCCGACGGGTATGCATAAATTAGGAAAACCTACGCCGGAAGTTATTTTAACAGTACTTCATGCTGGAGGTAAGTTCGGACAAGGTGGCTATAAAACAAGCGGTGGTTTACATGGTGTAGGTGCATCGGTTGTAAATGCGTTATCTGAATGGTTAACGGTTACAATTTACCGAGAAGGAACTATTTATGAACAGCGCTTTGAAAACGGCGGGAAACCTGTTACAACGCTAGAAAAAAAAGGAACAACGAGAAAAACAGGAACGACAATTCACTTTAAGCCAGATCCATCAATTTTTTCAGCGACTGTTTACAACTTTGATACGTTAAGCGAACGCTTACGTGAATCAGCGTTCTTGTTAAAAGGTTTTAAAATTGAACTAATTGATAAGAGACATAACCAGCACGAAGTGTTTCACTATGAAACGGGAATTGAAGCTTTTGTTACATATTTAAATGAAGAAAAAGACACGCTGCATCCAGTTGTTTCTTTTGAAGGCTTTCAGAATAGTATTGAAGTCGAATTTGCTTTTCAATTTAATGATGGCTACTCAGAGACGATTTTATCCTTTGTTAATAACGTTCGTACAAAAGATGGTGGGACGCACGAATCGGGAGCAAAAACGGCAATGACACGTGCGTTTAATGAATATGCAAGGAAAGTAAACCTTTTGAAAGAAAAAGATAAGAATCTTGAAGGAACGGATATACGTGAAGGGTTAGGTGCCATTGTTTCGGTTCGTATTCCTGAAGAACTTCTTCAATTTGAAGGTCAAACAAAAGGGAAGCTTGGAACAAGTGAAGCGCGTTCGTCTGTAGATGCCGTGATCTCTGAACAATTAGCCTACTTTCTAGAGGAAAACCCAGACGTCAGCTCGCTGCTTGTAAAAAAAGCTATTAAAGCTGCTCAGGCAAGAGAAGCTGCGAGAAAAGCAAGAGAAGACGCACGTAATGGAAAGAAAAGAAAGCGTCAAGAAACAGTGTTAAGTGGCAAGTTAACACCTGCACAGTCACGCAATCCTCAAAAAAATGAGCTATATTTAGTTGAGGGAGATTCAGCGGGTGGTTCTGCTAAACAAGGACGTGACCGTCGTTTCCAAGCCGTATTGCCTTTGAGAGGGAAAGTTATTAATACGGAAAAAGCAAAACTTCAAGATATCTTTAAGAATGAAGAAATTAGCACAATCATTCATGCAATTGGTGGAGGTGTTGGAGCTGAGTTTGAAGTGGATGATATCAACTATGACAAAATCGTCATTATGACTGATGCAGATACGGATGGTGCTCATATCCAAGTATTACTTTTAACATTTTTCTACCGTTATATGAAACCATTAGTTGAAGCAGGGAAAGTATTTATTGCTCTTCCACCTCTTTATAAAGTAAGCAAAGGAACTGGGAAGAAAGAAGTTCTAGAATATGCTTGGAGCGATGAAGAATTACAAGGAGCAATAAAAAAAGTAGGAAAAGGCTATATCATTCAGCGCTATAAAGGTTTAGGAGAAATGAACGCAGATCAGCTATGGGAAACAACCATGAATCCTGATACAAGAACGCTCATTCGAGTGCGTATCGATGACGCAGCACGAGCAGACCGCCGCGTTACTACCTTGATGGGTGATAAAGTAGAACCGAGAAGGAAATGGATTGAAAGCAACGTTGCATTTGGACTCGAAGAAGATCCAAATATTTTAGATAATGAAAATGTAGTAACGGTCGCAGAGGAGGACGCACAATGACACAAGCAGAACGATTTTTAGATTTACCTCTTGAGGACGTAATTGGCGACCGCTTTGGACGATATAGTAAATATATTATTCAAGAGCGTGCGCTACCCGATGCAAGAGATGGATTAAAGCCGGTACAGCGCCGCATCTTGTATGCAATGCATGTGGAAGGAAATACGGCTGAAAAAGGGTTTCGTAAATCAGCAAAGACAGTTGGTAACGTAATTGGTAACTATCACCCTCATGGAGATTCTTCAGTTTACGATGCGATGGTGCGTATGAGTCAAGACTGGAAAGTACGAAACGTACTCGTTGAAATGCACGGGAACAACGGTAGTATTGACGGTGATCCACCAGCAGCAATGCGTTATACGGAAGCGCGTTTATCAGCAATGGCCTCTGAGCTGCTACGTGATATTGACAAACAAACAGTAGAGTTTGTTCCTAACTTTGATGATACTAGCGAAGAACCAACCGTGTTACCAGCAATGTTCCCGAGTTTACTTGTAAATGGCTCAACTGGAATTTCAGCTGGGTATGCTACTGAAATTCCACCTCATCATCTCGAAGAAGTCATTGACGCAACAATTATGCGAATTGATAATCCATCAAGCTCAGTAGAGGAGCTAATGACGGTTATTCATGGTCCTGATTTTCCAACAGGTGGTATTATACAGGGCGTTGATGGAATCAAAAAAGCATATGAAACAGGCAAAGGAAAAATCATCATTCGAGGAAAAGCCGAAATTGAGGATGTGCGCGGAGGCAAGCAACAAATTGTCATTACAGAAATTCCGTTTGAGGTAAATAAAGCAAATCTAGTAAAAAAGATGGATGAGTTGCGCATCGATCGCAAGGTAGAAGGTATTGCAGAAGTTCGTGATGAAACTGACCGCACGGGTCTACGCATTGTTATTGAACTAAAGAAAGATGCTAATGCACAAGGTGTACTAAACTATTTATATAAAAATACGGATTTACAAGTTCCTTATAGTTTTAATATGGTAGCTATTTCAAAGAAAAGACCAACATTAATGACCCTACCAAGCATTTTAGATGCGTATATTGATCATCAGCGTGAAGTGGTTACAAATCGCTCAAAATATGAGCTGCAAAAGGCAAAAGAGCGAGAACATATTGTAGCTGGCTTAATTAAAGCACTGTCTATTTTAGATGAAGTAATTTCTACAATCCGAGCGTCAAAAGATAAGCGAAATGCAAAAGATAACTTAATGACGCAGTTTGAGTTTACAGAAAAACAGGCAGAAGCAATTGTTTCCCTGCAGCTCTATCGTTTAACAAACACGGATATCACCGCACTAGAACAAGAG from Bacillus sp. 1780r2a1 encodes the following:
- the plsY gene encoding glycerol-3-phosphate 1-O-acyltransferase PlsY; protein product: MDYLLPILAYIIGSIPFGLVVGKWGYGIDIREHGSGNLGGTNTFRTLGVKAGILVTLGDILKGTFAASLAVLFHSGLHPLLVGLFAVIGHTYPLFAKFKGGKAVATSAGVLLFYEPLLFLTLLACFFICLYITKYVSLSSMIAGIIAFIYTLFTGELILIIIVGFLASFVIYRHRANLGRIRQGTEPKVTFFSKKK
- the parC gene encoding DNA topoisomerase IV subunit A, yielding MTQAERFLDLPLEDVIGDRFGRYSKYIIQERALPDARDGLKPVQRRILYAMHVEGNTAEKGFRKSAKTVGNVIGNYHPHGDSSVYDAMVRMSQDWKVRNVLVEMHGNNGSIDGDPPAAMRYTEARLSAMASELLRDIDKQTVEFVPNFDDTSEEPTVLPAMFPSLLVNGSTGISAGYATEIPPHHLEEVIDATIMRIDNPSSSVEELMTVIHGPDFPTGGIIQGVDGIKKAYETGKGKIIIRGKAEIEDVRGGKQQIVITEIPFEVNKANLVKKMDELRIDRKVEGIAEVRDETDRTGLRIVIELKKDANAQGVLNYLYKNTDLQVPYSFNMVAISKKRPTLMTLPSILDAYIDHQREVVTNRSKYELQKAKEREHIVAGLIKALSILDEVISTIRASKDKRNAKDNLMTQFEFTEKQAEAIVSLQLYRLTNTDITALEQESEELKGKITELEAILASEKKLFSVIKKELRRVKKQYGDERRSKIEAEIEEIKINLEVMVPSEDVIVTVTKDGYVKRTSLRSYSASNGQDFGMKDTDRILSKLEINTTETLLIFTRKGNYLYLPVHELPDIRWKDMGQHIMNIVPIDKDDYIVNAIPIKEFKDDHYLLFFTKNGMIKKSELLQYKAQRYSKALVAVNVKGNDEVVDVYVTNGKQQVFIATRQGYGLWFAEEEVNVVGTRAAGVKGINLKENDYVVSGVVFSEEKVKETDLFITTHRGAIKKTKMTEFEQSSRAKRGLVMVRELKANPHQITKVKVVTKEDEVVIQSEKNQIERIDPASMRPSDRYSNGSFAIDQAESGDVIDVWIEKKLK
- a CDS encoding acyl-CoA thioesterase: MISIKEIDVRYSETDQMGVVYHANYLVWMELGRTQFIRDLGFNYAEMEQEGILSPVIDINVSYKKPLHYGETAKIQTWLDYYDGLRVVYGYEITTPDGSIALTGTSSHVCVKKENFKPISIRKQLPEWHAAYEKANKGKE
- a CDS encoding phospholipase D family protein translates to MLALILLLAIVAFYHTYKPLPQGVSYEGNVHYVQDVSLLYDLTYQSGDEGKSEQQIFRRIFEAIDNAENFIVMDMFLFNGYYDQGETYPAISDTLAGKLIEKKKKEPNVDIYFITDEVNTTYGSHQSEWLESLKQAGIKVVETDVTKLRDSNPLYSSVWRSFLQWFGQSGEGWIANPFGENAPKITARSYLKLFNVKANHRKVVATDKTAIVSSANPHDASGYHSNMAFEVQGDIIDDVVKTEKAVADFSSNVQVPKLSYEKAPSGDIGVQLLTEGKIYKEIISTLDHVQSDDEVWVGMFYLADRQVVKKLIQASNKGAKVRLILDPNVNAFGQEKIGLPNRPVAAELLDDSSNKIQVRWYNTAKEQYHPKTLFVRGKGESTIIGGSANFTKRNLDDLNLETNVKITADSDEAIMKEMTQYFTRLWGNEDATYTLPYEKYENKMTIFQTLLYRIQKMLSFTTY
- the parE gene encoding DNA topoisomerase IV subunit B, with product MAQKQKFNYNEDAIQVLEGLDAVRKRPGMYIGSTDTRGLHHLVYEIVDNSVDEALAGYGEEIIVTIHQDNSISVQDKGRGMPTGMHKLGKPTPEVILTVLHAGGKFGQGGYKTSGGLHGVGASVVNALSEWLTVTIYREGTIYEQRFENGGKPVTTLEKKGTTRKTGTTIHFKPDPSIFSATVYNFDTLSERLRESAFLLKGFKIELIDKRHNQHEVFHYETGIEAFVTYLNEEKDTLHPVVSFEGFQNSIEVEFAFQFNDGYSETILSFVNNVRTKDGGTHESGAKTAMTRAFNEYARKVNLLKEKDKNLEGTDIREGLGAIVSVRIPEELLQFEGQTKGKLGTSEARSSVDAVISEQLAYFLEENPDVSSLLVKKAIKAAQAREAARKAREDARNGKKRKRQETVLSGKLTPAQSRNPQKNELYLVEGDSAGGSAKQGRDRRFQAVLPLRGKVINTEKAKLQDIFKNEEISTIIHAIGGGVGAEFEVDDINYDKIVIMTDADTDGAHIQVLLLTFFYRYMKPLVEAGKVFIALPPLYKVSKGTGKKEVLEYAWSDEELQGAIKKVGKGYIIQRYKGLGEMNADQLWETTMNPDTRTLIRVRIDDAARADRRVTTLMGDKVEPRRKWIESNVAFGLEEDPNILDNENVVTVAEEDAQ
- a CDS encoding CoA-binding protein; the encoded protein is MTVQIPPREELGKILKNSKRIAVVGLSDNPERTSYMVSEAMQKAGYEIIPVNPLVDEVLGVKSVKSLKDVKGHVDIVNVFRRSEHLLDVAKEFLEIDADVYWAQLGLINEEAYELLASKGYTVVMDRCIKVEHALTK
- a CDS encoding HesB/YadR/YfhF family protein, translating into MKLNVTEQAAQWYKDEMMLEGNEHLRFFVRYGGCSNVQKGFSLGINKDQPSNIGVKTEVNGLTFFVEEEDLWYFDGHDLKVIFNEEASEPEFIYEA